CGGACGACCGGGGAAAGCTGCAGCATGTCGCCGATCGCGCCCGGCTTGAACAGCAGGATCTTCATCCCGGTTTCACGATGCCGTTTTCGCAGCGCGTTTCCCGGTTCTCGATCCTCCGCCGGGCGATGGCGGAATTGTGCCGGAACTTGTCGCCGGACCAGCTCCACGTCGACGCGTGCCAGAGGTGGAAGACGATCGCCAGCCCCCGGACGGACCGTATCTGCCCCCCCCGGTTCAACACCCGTATGCCGAGGTCGCCGTCCTCGAAAGAGCCGTCCAGGAAATCCTCGTCGCAGCCGTTGATGTCGTAGAAAAGCTTCTTGTGGACGCTGAAGTTGCATCCCCAGATGGCGTCGTTGCCGATCCGGTCGCGGTGCATGAGGTCCCGGAGCAGCCGGTTCCGGATCCGGAACGACTCCTCCACCTTCCGGGAGCGGCCCGCGACGGAGTCCCGGAGGAGCCGGAAGGTGAACCGGTTCAGCACCTCGCCCTTCTCCAACAGTTCCCGGGTGAGCTCCTCCCCGATCTCGA
The sequence above is a segment of the Thermodesulfobacteriota bacterium genome. Coding sequences within it:
- a CDS encoding glycosyltransferase family 2 protein, which translates into the protein MMQATSGFPAAGSENIVKISVIVPTYNRPAALRLCLRSLAEQSLPASEVLIADDGSGQETRDAVAEMKETLKGAFPIVHVWQEDDGFRKPKILNETVRNATGEYLVFIDGDCMAHRHFLRAHAERSDPQAILGGKRVEIGEELTRELLEKGEVLNRFTFRLLRDSVAGRSRKVEESFRIRNRLLRDLMHRDRIGNDAIWGCNFSVHKKLFYDINGCDEDFLDGSFEDGDLGIRVLNRGGQIRSVRGLAIVFHLWHASTWSWSGDKFRHNSAIARRRIENRETRCENGIVKPG